In Cyprinus carpio isolate SPL01 chromosome A14, ASM1834038v1, whole genome shotgun sequence, a single window of DNA contains:
- the LOC122147389 gene encoding plakophilin-3 isoform X3, translating to MTSEKVFQTALQPNLIISTSDLGNHAKEDGSEHQRVSIRSLVKSMYQVNSSSSAAAAECAVSTSPPSVANRLNKVRRTARRSNMSSSMYGSAGLSGSQSIIEMKQPGWLSRAGSEKSVRNVGRGKDVFDGMDMMGIMGNLSGLNSLDMHHDESVQNQQMLGAAYVQHECYHNNDAKKPLNQLKGTPLMLQLFTSKSQEVQRYTTGATRNLIYENMENKVALIEDDGNPKLIEALREPDDELRKNITDLMLFISKRN from the exons ATGACCTCGGAGAAGGTCTTTCAGACGGCGCTGCAGCCCAACTTGATCATCAGCACGTCCGACCTCGGGAACCACGCCAAGGAGGACGGGTCCGAGCACCAGCGGGTGTCCATAAGGAGTCTGGTGAAATCCATGTATCAGGTTAACTCATCGTCTAGCGCCGCGGCGGCAGAATGCGCAGTGTCAACaa GCCCCCCCAGCGTCGCCAACCGACTCAACAAGGTTCGAAGAACGGCTCGCAGGTCCAACATGTCATCAAGCATGTATGGAAGTGCCGGATTAAGCGGCTCACAGAGCATCATTGAGATGAAGCAGCCAGGATGGCTGTCACGTGCCGGATCCGAGAAGAGCGTGCGTAATGTCGGGAGAGGCAAGGATGTGTTTGACGGCATGGATATGATGGGCATCATGGGCAACCTGAGCGG ACTCAACAGTTTGGACATGCATCATGATGAGTCCGTTCAAAATCAGCAGATGTTGGGAGCTGCCTACGTTCAGCATGAGTGTTACCATAACAACGATGCAAAGAAACCA ttgaacCAGCTGAAGGGAACTCCTCTCATGTTGCAGCTGTTTACCAGCAAGAGTCAAGAGGTGCAGCGCTACACCACCGGCGCCACCAGGAACCTCATCTATGAGAACATGGAGAACAAAGTGGCCCTTATTGAAGACGACGGGAACCCCAAGCTCATAGAGGCCCTTAGAGAACCGGACGATGAACTCCGCAAGAACATCACAG